The stretch of DNA TGGGCCAGTTGTTGCGTCACCCGCTGGCCGCCGCCGGGCAATCGCTGGCGTTCGGTCTGATCCTGCTGTCGATGGCGTTGATTGCCCTGCTGCGCGGCGAACTGCTCGACACCTGGCAAAACCAACTGCCGAAAAACGCCCCGAACTATTTCGCCCTGAACATCCTGCCGGCGGACAAGCAGGCCTTCACCGATCATTTGGTCAACGTATCCGCACAAGCGGCGCCGCTGTATCCGGTGGTGCCGGGGCGGCTGATCAGCATCAATGGCGAACCGGTGCAGCAGATCGTCAGCAAGGATTCGGCCGGCGACCGCGCGGTTCAGCGTGACTTGAGCCTGACCTGGGCCGCCGACCTGCCGGCGGGCAACAAGCTCACGGCCGGTTCGTGGTGGACCGAGCAACCCTCGGATGACGTACCGGGCGTGTCAGTGGAAGGCAAAGTCGCCGAGAGCCTCAAGCTCAAATTGGGCGATCACCTGGTGTTCAGCGTTGGCGGGGTCAATCGTGAAGCGAAGGTCACCAGCCTGCGCGAGATCAACTGGGACAATTTCCAGCCGAACTTTTTCATGATCTTCCAGCCCGGCACGCTGAAGGATCTGCCAGCGACCTACCTGACCAGTTTCTACCTGGCGCCCGGTCATGATCAGCAGATCGTCGAGTTGTCGCGGGCATTTCCGGCCGTGACCATTCTTCAGGTCGAAGCGCTGCTGGAACAACTGCGCAGCATCCTCGCCCAGGTCACCCTGGCGGTGGAGTATGTGTTGTTGTTTGTGTTGGCGGCGGGGATGGCAGTGCTGTTCTCCGGCTTGCAGGCAACGCTGGACGAACGCATTCGCCAAGGCGCGCTGTTGCGCGCGTTGGGTGCGGAACGGCAGTTGCTGGTCAAGGCCCGGCGCATCGAGTTCGGCTTGCTCGGCGCGGTCAGCGGTTTGCTCGCGGCCATTGGTTCGGAAGTGGTGAGTCTGGTGTTGTATCGCTATGCGTTCGATCTGCCGTGGCACCCGCATCCATGGTTGTTGGTGCTGCCATTGATTGGCGCGGCGCTGATTGGCGGCGCGGGCGTGTTCGGTACACGCCGGGCGTTGAATGCGAGTCCGCTGACAGTCTTGCGCGAGGGTTGATAGACTCCTGCCTTCGTCACCACAAGAAGTTGCCATGAGCCGTTATCGCCCTCCCCGCACCGCCGGCACCGCGCTGATCACCCCAGAAGGTGAAGCGCGGATGCGCGCTGAATTCCATGAGCTGTGGCATGTGCGTCGCCCGCAGGTGACGCAATCGGTCAGCGAAGCCGCGGCTCAGGGCGATCGCTCGGAAAACGCCGAGTACACCTACGGCAAGAAGATGCTGCGCGAAATAGACAGCCGCGTGCGTTTTCTCACCAAGCGTCTCGAAGCCTTGAAGGTCGTCAGCGAAAAACCCAGCGATCCGAACAAGGTCTACTTCGGCGCCTGGGTGACCATCGAGGACGAGGACGGCAAGCAATCACGCTACCGCATCGTCGGCCCGGATGAACTGGATCTGAAGCTGGGTTTGATCAGCATCGACTCGCCGCTGGCCCGCGCCTTGATCGGCAAGGCGCTGGACGCCGAGGTTCGGGTGCAGACGCCAACCGGTGAGCAGTTTGTCTATATCGTGGCGATCGATTACCCGTAACGCGTTTCAGCGACGGGTGATCAGCCCCTGACGCGCAACACGGGTCAGCTGCTTGATCATTTCCGGAGCCTCTTCGGCGCTCGGCGCCTGAATCACTGCCAGATCGAAACTGTCGCTGGCAAAGCGTGCCAGGGACTCGCCGTGTTCGACAAACTGGATCAGGAACGCGGCAGGACCGCCGCTGCGGCGTGGCCAGCCATCGAGATAACGCAACAGCGTCGGCTGATGTTTGCCGCCAAGCAGGATTTTTGGATTGCGCTGGGTGATATGTGCCGTGATCGGCGCGGGACGTGCTGGAGGGCGTAGTGCATTCATCGTGTCGTGTCTCTGCCTCAAAAGTCTGCATGGCAGGTGAGAGGCAACACCGAACCAGCGCTTTAGCGGTATTTCGAAGCCCTGTTCCGGCTTCTGACGGCAACTGTCTGAGTCACCTGGCGCCCCGCAAGTAGCTGTTTAAATCGGCGCATGAGCAACATCCTAGAGAACGTGACCGATGAGTGTCAAGAATCAGCCACAACAAAAAAGGCCCGCACAATGCGGGCCTTTTGCTTGATCCAGAGCACTCAACCGGAGATGGCACGATCCACCGACAGCTTGCCGGCGCCTTCGATCAGCACCGCGATGCTGCCACCGAGCAATGCCAGCGCGAACTCATAACCGTTGTTGGTCAGGAACAGGCCGTTATGGATGTGCACCGAGAAGATCGCCACCAGCGACAGGAAGGTCAGTCCCAGCGCCGCCGGACGCACCAGCAGACCGATGATCAGCGCCAGACCGGCGAAGAACTCAGTGCCACCCGACAGAATTGCCATGACATAGCCCGGTGTCAGCCCCAGGCTTTCCATGTACTGCGCGGTGCCCGCCAGGCCGTAGCCGCCAAACAGACCGAAGAGCTTTTGCGAACCGTGAGCGGCGAAGATCACGCCAACCGCGATGCGCAGAATGGTCAGGCCGTAACCGGCGCGGGTGAACAAAACCTTGTTGATCAGAGAGCTCATGGGGCATTCCTTGTTTTGCGAGAAGTGTGTTGGGATTGGCCGCTATATTAATCAGTTAATTTCATGTTAAAAGCGCAATTATTCCGCCATAACAATCAAATTATTAGATCACTTGCGTGAGGCTACTTTCTGTCCCCGGGGCTCCAGTGACTCCCGTTCCCGGTCGAACGCCAAGTAATACTTGTTCACGCTATTAACATAGCTGACGGCCCCCATGCCCACCTGCTCCATGGCGATGCGCTCGACCTGGAAGAACCACTGGTTCGGGTTCAGCCCACGTCGCCGCGCCTCGGCACGCATGCCTTGCACACGCTCCGGGCCGATGTTGTAGGCCGCCAGGGTGAACGCCATGCGCTCGCGCTCATTGAGTTTCGGACTGTTGAAAAACTTGCGGCGAATCATCGCCAGGTACTTGGCCCCGGCCTGCACATTCGCATCGAGATTCTGGATGTTGTTCACCCCGACCCGTTGCGCCGCAGACGGGGTGATCTGCATCAGCCCGGTCGGGCCGCTGCCGCTGCGGGCGTTGGGTTGCAAGGCCGACTCCTTGAACGCCAGCGCCGCCAGATTCAACCAGTCCATGTTTTGCGCGTCAGCATGCTTTTGCAGGGTCGGGCGCAGTTTTTCCAGACGCTGACGGTCAGCCTTGGCCAACGGATAGTGCACTTGATAGAGGCGCCGATAGATCCGCAGAAACTCTGCATCTTCGTTCGACGGCTTCTTGTAGCCAACCAGGAAACGATCGATGCTCGCCCGCAGCATCGAGGCATCGCGGCGCACGAACCAGTATTCCTCACCCGGCTCGCTGATCATCAACTGCCGGTCAAGACGCAGTTTGGGCAGGATCTTGCCCCAGCGCTCGGCGATGGGTTGCTCGACGATGGTCAGGTGAAATATCCCGCCCTGGACCATCTCCAGCACGTCTTCGACGGCCAGCGTGGGATCGACCCACTCGATCTTGATCGGCGCCAGTTTGTGCAACGCAAGTTTCTGATTGAGCTGGCTGACCGCCTCCCCCGCCGCACTGCCGGTCGGCAAAGCGAGGGTTTTGCCGGACAGCTGTTCGACCTTGGTGTAGCGGCGCTCGCCCTTGATACCGACCAGCACCAGCGGCACATTGCGGGCAATCGGCTCACTGCTGGCGACCGCATGTCCCGATTGCAGATCAAGCAGTTCTCCAGGCGCTACCAGATCACCTTCACCACGCTGCAAGGCACCGAGCAGTTGATCCTTGGCTTTGGGAATGATCTTGAGGGTGACTTCCTGACCATCACGGGCATGGCCATTGAGGTATTGCTCGAAGGCGCGCAGGCGGTGGTATTCGACACCGATGGCCTGGCCCTGGACTTCACCGGAGCTGTTGCGGCTCTGGTTGACCAGCACTCGCAGCACGCGGCTGCTGCGGATCTCCGACAGGTCGCGGACCTTGGCGGCCGGCACGGCTTGCAATGGCCCGGGCAGGCGCGCTACCGCCGTTATCGGCAGCAGCAGCGACGCACACAACAGGAGCAAAACCGAGGGACGATGCATCCACTCTCCGGAAAGAATACGGGGCGTTTTTTACCGCTGAACGGTCAAAAACACCGACGAAAACAGAGCGCCTTGAGCGCTGGCAAAGTGCGAGAGACTGGCACAGTGATGGCATTTATGCCAACCCGGGCTGCGTCACGGCATCAAAAGACAGCTATAACTCTTTGTAGTTCTTGGCTTTTCTTATAAATCTACAGCTCTGGTATGCTTTCCGGCCTTCGGTCCGAGGTAGAACCATGCAACTCATCGATATCGGCGTCAACCTGACCAACCCAAGTTTCGCCGAAAAACATCAGGCCGTGCTCGACCGCGCCTACGCCGCCGGGGTCTGCCAACTGGTGCTGACCGGCACCAGCGTCGGGGGTAGCGAGCAGGCGCTGGAACTGTGCCAGCAACTGGATGACAGCGGGCAACGACTGTTCGCCACCGCCGGCATTCACCCGCATTCGGCCAGTGACTGGAACGCTGACAGCGCACGTCGTTTGCGCAGCCTGCTGCATGAGAAAAACGTGGTTGCCGTGGGTGAATGCGGGCTGGACTTCAACCGCGATTTCTCCCCGCGCCCGCAACAGGAAAGGGTTCTGGAAGAACACCTGGCGCTGGCCGCAGAGCTGCAACTGCCGGTGTTCCTGCACGAGCGTGATGCCAGTCAGCGCCTGCTGGAAATTCTCCGGGACTTCCGCGATCAACTGCCCGCTGCCGTGGTGCACTGCTTTACCGGCGAGCAAAAAGCCCTGTTCAGTTATCTGGATCTGGACCTGCACATCGGCATCACCGGCTGGATCTGCGACGAGCGCCGGGGCACCCATCTGCACCCGCTGGTCAAGGAGATCAAGCGCGGACGGCTGATGCTGGAAAGCGATGCGCCGTACCTGCTGCCGCGCACTCTGCGACCGAAGCCGAAAAACGGCCGCAATGAGCCGGCGTATCTGACCGAAGTACTGCGCGAAGTAGCGCTGCATCGGGGCGAGAGCGAGGACGAACTGGCAGCGCACACCACGGCGTGCGCCCGTGCGTTCTTCAACCTGCCCACCCTCCCCTGACACCGCACAATCCCTTGTAGGAGTGAGCCTGCTCGCGATAACGGTAGATCAGCCAATATTTATATCGACTGACCGTCCCTCATCGCGAGCAGGCTCACTCCTACAAAAGCGGTGCAGCGTGGCTTGTTGACCCATATCAAGATCTTCCGACCTGTATAGCGGCACAATGCTGGCACCTTGCCAAAACTGTTTCCGCTATCAGAGAAGACCTCCATGGGTGCCTGGCTTAGCAATATCTCGCTGAAATACAAATTCTGGGCGGTCAACGCGGTCGCCTTCGTCACCACCCTGCTGCTGGTTCTGTACGCCGTGCAACTGGAGCAGCAAGCCCGCAGCCACGCCTCACAAGCCTCCGCTCAAGCCCAGGCGCAATTGCTCAAGGCCTGGCCGGACGGGCAGGCCTTGCCCAAGGTTGACCAGGTGCTGACCTTCAAACGCGGGGAAGCGCCGCGCCTCAACGATCAACCCGTACTGGAGATCAGCGACAGCAACGGCTGGAACGAGATCAATCACCTGCCGCTGTTCGGCGACAACCCATTGATGGGCGCCGAAGTATTCAGCCGCGCCGACGGCCAACAGGTCGCGGTGATCGCCTATGGTCCAAGCCTGGCGCAGGTGTTCAGCGAGCGTTTTGCCAACTACGCGGTGGCGGTGTTCATCCTGATGCTGGCAATGCTCGGCGCTTCACAACTGCTGATCCGCTTCCTGCTCAGCCAGCTCAACACATTGAAAGACGTGATGCTGCATGTCGAGAAAAGCGGCGACCTCTCGGCCCGCGTACCGTTGGCCGCCAAGGATGAAGTCGGGCAGATGGCCAATGCGTTCAACGCGATGCAGGCCGGTTATCAGCGCGTGGTCACGACGGTCGCCAACACCGCGCGACAACTGGACGTCGGCGCCGCACGCCTGGCCTCAAGCATGAATGAAGTACGCCACGGCATGCTCGGCCAGCAGAGCGAAACCGATCAGGCCGCCACCGCGATCAACGAAATGACCGCCACGGTTTATCACATTGCCCAGCACGCCGGCGCCACCCGCGATCTGTCGCAGACCGCCGATGGTCTCGCTGGCAGCGGCCAGCATGTGGTCAGCCGCGTGCAGCAGTCGATTGCCGGACTCTCCAGCGGTGTGCAGCAGACCGCCGAGATGATCCAGCGCCTGGCCGAAGACAGCCAGAAGATCAACGGCGTGGTCAGCGTGATTCACAGCATCGCCGAGCAGACCAATCTGCTGGCCCTCAACGCCGCCATCGAAGCGGCCCGGGCCGGCGAGATGGGCCGAGGCTTTGCCGTGGTCGCCGATGAGGTGCGCAACCTGGCAAAACGCGTGCAGACCTCCACCGATGAAATCACCACCATGGTCTCGGCGCTGCAGGCCGGCACCCGCGATGCGGTGGACTTCATGCAGGAGAGTTCATACAAGGCCGATGACTGCGTGCAACAGGCGCAGGAGGCCGGCGAGGCGCTGGCGCAAATCACCGGCGCCGTGGCGCAGATGCGCGAGAGCAACACCCAGATCGCAGTGGCGGCCGAGCAGCAGAGTCAGGTGGCCGAGGAGATGAATCGAGCGGTGGTGAGCATTCGTGATGTGACCGAGAACACCGTGAAGCAGACCGTGGATTCGGCAACGACCAGTAATGAACTCGCGACGTTGGCCGGGGAACTCAACAAGGCGATTGGGCAGCTCAAGCTGTAAGGGACTCATCGCGAGCAGGCTCACTCCTACAGGGGATAGGTGAACGCCACAAATCTCTTGTGGGAGCGGGCTTGCTCGCGAAGGCGTCAGTTGAAGCACCATCGAACCCAGCCATTGTGCCTATCACCGCAATAGCCAACCTTGATTCGCCGCGTCACCCGCCCCGGCCTATTCTTCAATCATGTGTTCAACATGGATCGAGGAGTAGCAAACATGGGCAAACGTCACCCCAATCTTCCCGCGTGGCAATGGCGCGCGTACCCGAACAATCATCAGCACCCGACCAATCTGGTGTTGCACCTGATTGCCGTGCCGTTGTTCATCGTCGCGTTTCTGTTGATCGTGTCCGGGGTGTTCAGCCTGAGCCTGGCCAGCGTCGCCATTGGCGTGATCGGTATCGTCGCGGCGCTGGGTCTGCAGCGCCACGGCCACAGCCTGGAGGCGCAAGCCTCCGAGCCGTTCAGTGATCGCAAAGATGCCATGTCACGCTTGCTGGTCGAGCAGTTCCTGACCTTTCCACGGTTTTTCCTCAGCGGCGGCTGGTGGCGCGCCTGGCGTGAGCGCCACCGTCGGCATTGATTCAGGCGAAGATCGTGACGGTCTGTCGGCTCATGGCGATCAACTCCCCTTCCGCGCTCCACAGTTTCGCGGCGACATGCCCGTAACCATCGGCGGCGTATTCGATGTCGGCCAGGTATTTGCACCAGTCCAGCGTGCTCAAGTCGCGTAGCGGCTGAACGAATTCAATGGTCCAGGTCAACGTGCTACCCGGTGCCGGTTTCTTCAGATACGGCAACAATGCCGGCGGCCACGCATCCACCAGCGCCAGCAGATGCGCCTCATTGACCGGTTCTTCCTTGACGTCTCCACGCAACCGCACCCAACCGCCCATCTGCCGCGATGTGTTGCCGGTGAACGGCATGCCGCCGACACTCCAACGCATCGACAAGTGACGCATGAATTCCGGGGTCACGCCTTTGATGTAGGGCAATTCCTGGCATTCGTCCCAGTGTTTCATTTCGGCTGCCGGATAGGCGGCAACGGCCACTTCCGACGGTCGCGAAGCACCGAAGCTGCCTTGCACAATCGTCACCACCTGACCGTTCTGCACCGCACGGCCCAGCACCTGGCTGACCGCCTTGCCTTCACGCAATACATCGACTTCGAAACGCACCGGGACTTCCGGCTCCACCGGGCCGACAAAGGTGATTGCCAGCGAGCGCACCGGGCGATCTGCGGGCACCTTCGCGCGCATGGCTTCATATTGCAGCGCCGCCACCAGGCCACCAAAACTGGCCCGGCCCTGGCCCCACTCGGCAGGAATAGTCAGTTCTGGATCGCGGCGGACCGCATCGAGCAAATCGGAAAAGCGCATGACAACCTCGGGAAGCAAAAGTGAATGCAGCGATCTTAACCAGCATGGCAGAGCGCCGCAGCGTCTATTCCGGTCAAATGGACTGACAGAAAGGCCTTACACCGATATCAACCACACCGCAGATCCCTTGCAGGAGTGAGCCTGCTCGCGATAGCGGTCTGACATTCAACAGTAGCGTTGGCTGTCAGACCGCTATCGCGAGCAGGCTCACTCCTACAGAAGATATGTGCTGATATCGGGGTTATTTGAAGCAGCTTGAACTGAGTTTTTCGAGCACCCGATCCGCCTTGGCTTCGGCCTTGATCAGGCCTGCCTGCCAAGTCGCAACGCACGGTTGCAGATCACTTTCCTGCTCGGCCCGCGCCAGCCATTGCCAGCAATCGTGCCAGTCACCGAGCGCGCCCTGCGCCGACTTCAACCGCGCCAGCGCCGCTGCAGGCAGACGATCCAGCTCCGGATAAGCTTCGATGCCATAGCGCACGCGCTTGATCAGCAAGCGCAGGCGATGGCGGTCGTGGGCTGGATCATGCAGCGCCTCATCAAGTTTTTTCCATTGTTTGTGCAGGCGGTTTTCGATGCGCTTGGCCAAGCCCTTGAGCAGGCCCTGACGCTCAGATGCGCGCAGGAAACGCGGGAATGCGTCGAGCATCATCAGCAACGAATTGACTTCAGCACTCGCCGCCAGCGTCGGATAGGCGTCGGCCATTTGCGCCATGCGCCGTTGCGCCGCCTGCGCTTGATCGTGCTTGAGCAGATACGCCGCCAATACCTCGCGGTCACGCCACGGCGTGGTCAACTGGCCCACCGCTGATGCGGCACCTTCCAGTTGCTCCACGCCAGGCAAGCCGCGCAATGGCCGTAGCAGGCTGCGCAAGCGCCGCACCGTGGTGCGCAAATCATGCAGCGCTTCAGGGTCGGTGCGCGCGGTCAAGCGCGCCTGACAAGCCAGCAGCCGCACTTCCAGGCTCAGGACATGAGCCACCAACCGATCGACCAACGCAGACATCACTTGCTCCTGATTCACATGGCTTGAAGGATGAGTCTGCCGTGAGAAGGCGGCCACATCCTTGCGTCAAGTCAGCAGCTTAGCGACCGGCGCGGGATTCGCGAATATAGAAACGGGCTTTCTCGGCCTTGTTGCTGCAGCCCTCGAAGCCTTCGAATTGCTGCTGGGTCTTGGCGGCCGTCAGCAACGACAGCGCCTTGGAGTAGCTGACCGTACCGGCAAAACCTTCGGCCTTGGCCAGGTCCAGTTCATGCCACGCCGCATCGAGCTGACTGCCACAGCTGTCACGATAAGCAGTCTTGCCGGCGCAACCGGCCAACGCCAGCGCGATCAACGGCACACAGATCCAGGCTTTCATCACTTACACCTCAAAATAGGTCAACAGTCGTGCAGTTAAGACGGTGCGGCGAGCAAAAAGTGCCTTGGCGCCCGATGAATCTGCGGTGCCCCAAGGATAGCGCCGAGCGGTCACGGAGTATCGAAAAAACGACGCCGCAGGCGCCCTGAACGACCCTGCCGATTGTCGCCCGCCCCCGGATGGGTGCATTGTGGAGCCTTGTCGGGAGGAAGTTTGATGAAAAAGCGTGTCGCACTGGTGCTGGGCTCCGGTGGCGCCCGGGGCTATGCCCATATCGGGGTCATCGAGGAGATCGAAAGACGCGGTTACGACATTGCCTGCATTGCCGGTTGTTCGATGGGCGCGGTGGTCGGCGGAATCTATGCGGCGGGCAAACTCGAGGAGTACCGCACCTGGATCGAATCGCTCGACTATCTGGATGTGCTGCGGCTGGTGGACGTGAGCTTCCGCCTCGGTGCAATTCGCGGCGAAAAGGTCTTCGGGCAGATCCGCAAGATCGTCGGCGAGATCAACATCGAAGACCTGCGCATCCCCTACACCGCGGTCGCCGCCGACCTCACCAACCAGCAGGAAATCTGGTTTCAGGAGGGCTGCCTGCATCAGGCGATGCGCGCCTCGGCAGCGATTCCCAGCCTGTTCACCCCGGTGATGCAGGGTAACCGGATGCTGGTGGATGGCGGCATTCTCAACCCGCTGCCGATCGTGCCGGTGGTGTCCAGCCACTGCGACCTGATCATCGCCGTCAACCTCAACGCGACCAACCAGCGGCATTACAAATTGCCGGTGATTCAGCGCCCGCCAGCCTTTCGCTCGCGCTTCGACAGCCTGCTCAGTTCGCTCGGTTCGAAGATGCCGTTCCGCCGCAAACAGGCCGAGCAGTTGTTGTTGCTCGAGCAGGAAGCCTTACGCGCGGAAGCGGCGGACATCAATCCGTGGCTGGAAGGCAGCGAGCCGGAAAGTCAGCAACCGGCAGCGGCCCCCGAGCGCGAAGGTGCGCCGAAATCCGCCACCGGTTCGTTCATCATCGACAACGTCGGGCCGGCGTCACTGCTGGACCTGATCAACCAGAGTTTCGAGGTGATGCAGACCTCGCTGGCGCAATACAAGATCGCCGGGTATCCGCCGGACATCCTGATCAACGTGCCGAAGCGCGTGTGCCGGTTTTTCGAGTTCTACAAGGCACCGGAACTGATCGCGCTGGGGCGCGAGATTGCGCGGGATACGCTGGATCGGTATGAGAGTGAACAGGGTTAAGGCCTGAAAGATCGCTGTTGAATGCAGTGCCCTCATCGCGAGCAGGCTCACTCCTACAAGGGATCTGCGAACGACGCCGACTCAATGTAGGAGTGAGCCTGCTCGCAATGAGGCCAGAAAAGACAACACAGAAACTACAGGCTGCCCTCACTCAACAACCGATACCCAACCCCCGCTTCTGTCACGATAAACCGCGGCCGCGTCGGATCATCCGCCAGCTTCTGGCGCAAGTGCCCGACCACAATCCGCAGGTAGTGACTGTCTTCGGTATGCGTCGGCCCCCAGATGTCCTTGAGCAATTGCTGCTGGGTGATCACCCGCCCCGGGTGCCGCGCCAGTTGCGCCAGCACCGCGTACTCCTTGCGGGTCAGCGCCACTTCGACGCCGTCGAGCAATACCCGCCGATAGGCCAGATCAACCGTCAACGGGCCGAACGTCAGGGCCGCCTGTTGCGCCTCGCCGGCCGGCGCCTGACGCAACAAGGCGCGGACCCGGGCGAGAAACTCCTGAATACCGAACGGCTTGGTCACGTAGTCGTTGGCGCCGCCATCCAGTGCCTGGACTTTCTGCCCTTCGCTGGCCCGCACCGAGAGCACCAGTACCGGCGCGGTGGCCCATTCGCGAAACTCGCGCAGCACCTGCTGGCCGTCCATGTCCGGCAGGCCCAGGTCGAGCACCAGCAAGTCGGGTTTGTTCAGCGCGGCCTGGGCCAGGCCCTCGGCGCCGGTCCCGGCTTCCAGCACTTTGTAGCCTTGTGAGGCAAGGCTGATGCGCAGGAATTTGCGGATCTGCGGTTCGTCATCGATGACCAAAATGGTCGCGGTCTGGCTCATGAATTCACATCAACACAAAAGATTGGCAAGAGAGTAGCGCAGCCGGGCTCAGGCTTCATTGTCCATCCCCGGTTGCGTCTGCAATGGCAGGTGCAGGGTGATGCTGGTGCCGCGTCCGCCGATGCCGTCGGCGACGCTGATCCGCCCGCCATGCGCGCCGACCATGCCCTGACAGATCGCCAGCCCCAGACCGGTACCCTGGCCACCGCGATCACCACGGGCGGCGGTGTAGAACATGTCGAAAATTTTCGCCCGCTCGTCTTCAGGAATCCCCGGCCCTTCATCGCTGACCGTGAAGAAGATCTCTTCGGCATTCGCCCCGGCACTCAGTTGCAAACGCCCATGGGCAGGCGAGAACCGCGCAGCGTTTTCCAGCACATTGACCAGCGCCTGCTCGATCAACGCTGCATGGACGAACAGCAACGGCAACTCGGCGGGCACATCGGTGCTGACCTGCAACGGCGCCAGTACTGCACGCAGACGATTGAGCGAACTGCCGACAATGTCGGCAGGCGCCACCCAGTCGCGCGCCAGCTTCAACGCGCCGTGGCCGAGACGGGTCATGTCCAGCAGGTTCTGGATGTAGCGATCGAGGCGTTCGGCCTCATCACGAGTGCCTTCGAGCAACTCGCGGCGATCTTCCAGCGGGATCGCTTCGCCGAGCGCCAGCAAACTATCGATGCTGCCGCGCATGGCGGTCAGCGGCGTACGCAGATCGTGAGACACCGAGGCCAGCAGCGCACTGCGCAATTGCTCGGTTTCGCCGTGCAGGCGTGCGGCTTCCAGATCGTCCGCCAGTTGCGCCCGGGCCAGCGCCTGAGCGAGTGGCTGACTCAACGCGGTGAGCAGGCGTCGACGTTGGCCGCTCAAGGTCTGGCCTTCTTTGGCGCAGACCCCGAGCAGCGCCAGCGGCCCGTCCTCCACCGACAGCGGCCACCACCACCAGCGACCGAGCGGCAGCGTGCCGGTGCCCATACCCGCCGGTTGATCGTGTTGCCAGGCCCAGTCGGCGGCGGCACGTTCGGATTCGGTAAACTCCAGCGGCCCGCCGGTCTCGACTTTCCAGCCGCCCTGGCCGTCACGGTTGAGCAGGCACAACTGCAGATCGCTCCAGCCATTGAGGTGTTGCGCGGCGGCGCTGACCACCGCCTGACGGTCGGTGGCGGCGGTGAGTTTGCGCGACAGGTCGAGCAGTTCGGTGGTCTCTTCCTGCGTGTCGCGCAGGGCCTGCAACTGCCGCCGCTGGCGGGCGGCCAGGTTACCGGTAAGTGCGGCCATCAGCAGGAAGAACAGCAAGGTCAGGACGTCTTCCTCGCGCTGGATGGCGAAGGAAAAATTCGGCGGAATGAACAGAAAGTCGTATGTCAGAAACGACAACGCCGCGCAGGCCAGTGCCGGCCCCA from Pseudomonas sp. P8_229 encodes:
- a CDS encoding patatin-like phospholipase family protein codes for the protein MKKRVALVLGSGGARGYAHIGVIEEIERRGYDIACIAGCSMGAVVGGIYAAGKLEEYRTWIESLDYLDVLRLVDVSFRLGAIRGEKVFGQIRKIVGEINIEDLRIPYTAVAADLTNQQEIWFQEGCLHQAMRASAAIPSLFTPVMQGNRMLVDGGILNPLPIVPVVSSHCDLIIAVNLNATNQRHYKLPVIQRPPAFRSRFDSLLSSLGSKMPFRRKQAEQLLLLEQEALRAEAADINPWLEGSEPESQQPAAAPEREGAPKSATGSFIIDNVGPASLLDLINQSFEVMQTSLAQYKIAGYPPDILINVPKRVCRFFEFYKAPELIALGREIARDTLDRYESEQG
- a CDS encoding response regulator, which codes for MSQTATILVIDDEPQIRKFLRISLASQGYKVLEAGTGAEGLAQAALNKPDLLVLDLGLPDMDGQQVLREFREWATAPVLVLSVRASEGQKVQALDGGANDYVTKPFGIQEFLARVRALLRQAPAGEAQQAALTFGPLTVDLAYRRVLLDGVEVALTRKEYAVLAQLARHPGRVITQQQLLKDIWGPTHTEDSHYLRIVVGHLRQKLADDPTRPRFIVTEAGVGYRLLSEGSL
- a CDS encoding sensor histidine kinase KdpD, with translation MSDSGRADALLADLPRDGRGRLKVFLGAAPGVGKTYAMLQAAHTQLRQGVKIIAGVVETHGRAETEALLGGLPQQPLVRSEYRGVMLEEMDLDGLLTAKPKLVLVDELAHTNAPGSRHAKRWQDIQELLAAGIDVYTTVNVQHLESLNDQVRGITGVQVRETLPDWVLQEAYELLLIDLPPRELLERLREGKVYVPEQARAAIDAFFTQTNLTALRELAMQTAAAQVDNDLAQGYRQLGQAAPAVRGRLLVGIDGDAQAERLVRHASRVAQRRHLPWSLVHVDNGTVRDEQSRLRLQNAQQLAERLGGEVVLLRAGEVAKTLIQHAAERRASLVLVGQSRPSLRRRLFGGGLAARLLRQAHGLEINVLDNDHEHPQPRLRATPTLVWFDYVLALVATVLASALAWAVSSVLPLPNISLVFLAAVLLVAVRSSLGPALACAALSFLTYDFLFIPPNFSFAIQREEDVLTLLFFLLMAALTGNLAARQRRQLQALRDTQEETTELLDLSRKLTAATDRQAVVSAAAQHLNGWSDLQLCLLNRDGQGGWKVETGGPLEFTESERAAADWAWQHDQPAGMGTGTLPLGRWWWWPLSVEDGPLALLGVCAKEGQTLSGQRRRLLTALSQPLAQALARAQLADDLEAARLHGETEQLRSALLASVSHDLRTPLTAMRGSIDSLLALGEAIPLEDRRELLEGTRDEAERLDRYIQNLLDMTRLGHGALKLARDWVAPADIVGSSLNRLRAVLAPLQVSTDVPAELPLLFVHAALIEQALVNVLENAARFSPAHGRLQLSAGANAEEIFFTVSDEGPGIPEDERAKIFDMFYTAARGDRGGQGTGLGLAICQGMVGAHGGRISVADGIGGRGTSITLHLPLQTQPGMDNEA